The Cervus canadensis isolate Bull #8, Minnesota chromosome X, ASM1932006v1, whole genome shotgun sequence genome contains a region encoding:
- the NXT2 gene encoding NTF2-related export protein 2 isoform X2, with product MAMAVEFKTYVDQACRAAEEFVNIYYETMDKRRRALTRLYLDKATLIWNGNVVTGLEALANFFDMLPSSEFQVNMLDCQPVHEQATQAQTTVLVVTSGTVKFDGNKQHYFNQNFLLTAQTTANNTVWKIASDCFRFQDWATI from the exons ATGGCCATGGCTGTG GAATTTAAAACTTATGTAGATCAGGCGTGCAGAGCTGCTGAGGAATTTGTCAATATTTACTATGAGACAATGGACAAAAGGAGACGG gcaCTAACCAGGCTGTATCTGGACAAGGCCACTTTAATATGGAATGGAAATGTTGTTACAGGGCTGGAAGCCCTAGCCAATTTTTTTGACATGTTGCCTTCTAGTGAATTCCAGGTCAATATGTTAGATTGCCAGCCAGTTCATG AGCAAGCTACTCAGGCCCAGACCACAGTTCTTGTTGTGACCAGTGGAACTGTGAAGTTTGATGGCAACAAGCAACACTACTTCAACCAGAACTTCCTGCTGACTGCGCAGACTACTGCTAACAATACTGTGTGGAAGATTGCGAGTGACTGCTTCCGTTTTCAGGATTGGGCTACTATTTAA